Proteins from a genomic interval of Schistosoma mansoni strain Puerto Rico chromosome 6, complete genome:
- a CDS encoding putative eukaryotic translation initiation factor 4b/4h, producing the protein MGKKSKKNRFNQSVDVDIVYSSNTIAEMDPTDNLAELNLSSEKAEELQKIRAKLPTFTSTSSVESELAKLPVEKPFRAFVYNVAYSATEQNVADFFSPLKVTNINIVSGDGGSRGFCFVDFASRDDLAKALERSDSSLAGRQVNVRIAAPNNSERGGFVREKNYCSGMRRSEIGFERQRGVYRPAALRDYGEDVESIWKRGFVSRTSTFGSSRLTCLSQSQLSLEPNLKPGVPGERPKLNLLPRSAPRDLNELSGRNSKVFGEARPVDTASKSREVEQRLTATDQTSVFSTNL; encoded by the exons ATGGGCAAGAAATCGAAGAAAAATCGTTTCAACCAGAGCGTGGATGTTGACATTGTGTATTCGAGCAACACA ATAGCTGAAATGGACCCAACAGACAACCTAGCAGAGCTCAATTTATCGTCTGAAAAGGCTGAAGAACTTCAGAAAATTAGAGCAAAATTGCCAACATTCACATCGACATCTTCAGTTGAGAGCGAACTGGCGAAGTTACCTGTAGAAAAGCCTTTCAGGGCATTTGTTTACAATGTAGCGTATTCAGCTACAGAACAAAATGTCGCAGA TTTTTTCTCCCCGCTCAAGGTTACAAACATTAATATTGTCAGTGGGGATGGTGGGTCTCGTGGTTTCTGTTTTGTTGACTTTGCAAGTCGAGATGACTTAGCAAAAGCTCTTGAGCGCTCTGATTCATCTCTGGCTGGTCGACAAGTCAATGTCCGCATTGCTGCTCCAAATAAT TCTGAGCGAGGTGGATTCGTACGTGAGAAGAATTATTGTTCTGGAATGCGCCGTAGTGAAATAGGTTTTGAGCGCCAGCGAGGTGTCTACAGACCTGCTGCTCTCCG AGATTATGGTGAAGATGTTGAATCAATTTGGAAGAGAGGTTTCGTCAGTCGTACAAGCACCTTCGGTTCATCTAGGTTAACATGTCTAAGTCAAAGTCAGCTGTCTTTGGAGCCTAACCTTAAACCAGGTGTACCAGGAGAGCGACCAAAACTTAATTTACTTCCTCGCTCTGCACCACGAGATTTAAATGAACTATCTGGACGAAATTCAAAAGTTTTTGGTGAGGCTCGACCAGTAGATACGGCTAGTAAAAGCCGTGAAGTTGAACAGCGACTAACTGCGACTGACCAAACTAGTGTCTTTTCTACTAATCTTTAA